The nucleotide window CCGTGGTGCCGCCGCCGCCGTCGTGCTGGCGCTCGCCCTCAGCGCATGTGGCGGGGGCGGTGACAAGAAGGACAGTGGCAATCCGCTGGACCAGAAGCCGGCCGGTGGTGGGGGGAGTGTCGTCGTGGGGTCGGCGAACTTCCCCGAGAGCCAGCTGCTGGGTGAGGTGTACGCCCAGGCGCTGGAGGCCAAGGGCGTGAAGGTCACCAGGAAGTTCAACATCGGCAGCCGCGAGGTCTACTACGACCAGGTCAAGTCCGGTGCGATCACGGTGATGCCGGAGTACAACGGCGCGCTGCTGACCACGTCGGTGGACAAGGAGAGCAAGGCGGTCACCACCGCCGACGTCAACGCCGCTCTCAAGGCCAAGCTCCCCTCGACCCTGGCGATCCTGGACTCCTCCCAGGCGGAGGACAAGGACTCGGTGACGGTCAACCCCCAGACCGCCCAGAAGTACAACCTGAAGTCCATCGCGGACCTCAAGCCGGTCGCGGGGCAGCTCACGATCGGTGCCGCCTCGGAGTTCAAGACCCGGCAGCAGGGTCTGATCGGCCTGCAGAGCACCTATGGCCTGAAGTTCAAGAAGTTCCAGTCCTTCGACGCCAACGCCCAGACCACCTTGGTCAAGCTGCTGAAGAACAACACCATCCAGGCGGCGAACCTGTTCACCACCGACCCGAGCATCTCGGCGAGCAAGTTCGTCGTGCTGACCGACCCGCAGAACGTCTTCAGCGCCGAGAACGTCACGCCGCTGATCTACAAGTCCGGGGTCGACGCGAACGCCCAGGCCACGCTCAACGCGGTCTCGGCCAAGCTCACCACCCAGGACCTGCTCGCCATGATGACCAAGCTCGTCACCGACAAGGACGATCCGAACACGGTCGCCAAGGGCTGGCTGTCCCAGGCCGGCCTCGGCTGACCCACCCGCGAAACGGCTCGGCCGGCGGCCATCGCAGGCCGCCGGCCGCTCGGGCGCCCGACGGCGCGGATCATGCGACATAACACGCCTGCATCGATTTTCCCGTCCAAGGGGACGGGATCGCACACAGGGTGTTCTCTCGGGCACAGCGTGGCGGGGACATAGCTGATGCGGAGGACACCATGGCGGTACGGATTCGGGTCCAGCCGGACGATGACGTCCAGGCACTCGAGTCCTTAGCCGACTGGCTCCGTGGCGAACCCGATCTCGCTGGACGGGTACGCCTCGCCTCCTCCGAGCCGCGTGAGGGTGAGCTCGGCGCGTTGGCCGAGGCCGTTGTGGTCGGGGTCGGGTCCGGCGGCGCGATTTCGGTTCTCGCGGCTTCGCTGAAAACGTGGCTGGCACACCCTCGCAGATCCGATGTCCGCGTCGTTCTGGAGGGGCCGGACGACCGGAAGGTCGAGATCGACGTCAGGCGTGCGAAGAGTGCGGACATCGAACGTCTCGTCCGGACGATTCTCGACGGTCGGGACCCGGAGTAACTCCATGGCTCTGCCCGACCCCGACCGATCACGCGTCGTACTGATCGGCACGACCGTCTATCGGGACAAAAAGCTGCCTGATCTGCCCTCAGTGGCGAGGTCGCTGAACGACCTGGCCGAGGTCCTCACCGACCCGGTCGCGGGCATCGTTCCCGAACGAAACTGCACAGTACTGCTGAACGAAGGGGACCTGCGCGAGCTGGGCCGCGAGCTGGTGAGAACGGTCTCGGAGGCCGAGGATCTGCTCGTCGTCTACTACGCCGGGCACGGTCTGGTGGGAGGAAAGCGCCACGAGCTGTACCTCGCCCTTTCCGACAGCGAGTGGGAGGCGCCCGGATTCAATTCGCTGGAGTACGAAAAGCTGCGTGGTGCGGTTCTCGACAGCCCTGCCGCCAACAAGGTCGTCATCCTTGACTGCTGTTTCTCCGGAAGGGCCCTGGACGGCCTGATGGCCGATCCGGCCACCGCGGTGCTCGGTCAGCTCGACGTGCAGGGAACCTACGTCCTCACGTCCGCCCAGCGGGACCAGGTCGCTCTGGCGCTGCCCGGCGAAGAGCACACGGCGTTCAGCGGTCGGCTCATCCGCCTGCTGCGGGAGGGCGTCGCCGGTGATCCCGAACTCCTCTCGGTCGAATCCCTCTACCTACGGCTCCGCTCGCTCATGAAGGCCGCGGGCTTGCCACTGCCGGAGAAGCACGCCACGCGTACGGCCGAGCACATCGTTCTCGGCAGGAACAGGGCCTTTACCGTCACCCCTCCTGATCGGCCGCCGGACCCCGAGGTGACGGAGAGCAGAGAAGCCGACGCCGACGAACGCGCCAGCCTCGCGTGGGACGCGTTCCGCCCCGACCGGGGGAACGCGGAAGGCGCCTGTACGACCTTTGCGGCGTACAAGAGGCTCTACGTACTGCTCGCGTGCCTGGTCGGAGCACTTTCGTTCGTCGCCGCTGCCTTCACCGCGACCTCGAACGGCGCCGTGGTCCTGCGTGTGGCACTCGGTATCGTCACGATTTTCTTGGCCGTCGCCGCCTTTGGTTTCGTCGGGAGGGCGAGATCACCGGTCCGGCTGGAGATCGGCGCACAGGGCATCCAGTTGTTCGCGCGCAGTGGCACCACGTGGCTTCCGTGGAACGCCGTCGACAGCGTCGCCGTCCGGCGCGTGGGCGGAGCTCGCCACGTGGTGGCCTCCTTACGTGAGGCCGAGATGTTCCCCGATCTCGACACGTTCGGCGGGGGTCCGCGCTTCATGCGGGGCGGCGACGCGCTGGACATCTGCTCGATCGATGTTCTGCGGGCCTCACGACACG belongs to Actinoallomurus bryophytorum and includes:
- a CDS encoding ABC transporter substrate-binding protein, whose amino-acid sequence is MIPIVRGAAAAVVLALALSACGGGGDKKDSGNPLDQKPAGGGGSVVVGSANFPESQLLGEVYAQALEAKGVKVTRKFNIGSREVYYDQVKSGAITVMPEYNGALLTTSVDKESKAVTTADVNAALKAKLPSTLAILDSSQAEDKDSVTVNPQTAQKYNLKSIADLKPVAGQLTIGAASEFKTRQQGLIGLQSTYGLKFKKFQSFDANAQTTLVKLLKNNTIQAANLFTTDPSISASKFVVLTDPQNVFSAENVTPLIYKSGVDANAQATLNAVSAKLTTQDLLAMMTKLVTDKDDPNTVAKGWLSQAGLG
- a CDS encoding effector-associated constant component EACC1; translation: MAVRIRVQPDDDVQALESLADWLRGEPDLAGRVRLASSEPREGELGALAEAVVVGVGSGGAISVLAASLKTWLAHPRRSDVRVVLEGPDDRKVEIDVRRAKSADIERLVRTILDGRDPE
- a CDS encoding caspase family protein, encoding MALPDPDRSRVVLIGTTVYRDKKLPDLPSVARSLNDLAEVLTDPVAGIVPERNCTVLLNEGDLRELGRELVRTVSEAEDLLVVYYAGHGLVGGKRHELYLALSDSEWEAPGFNSLEYEKLRGAVLDSPAANKVVILDCCFSGRALDGLMADPATAVLGQLDVQGTYVLTSAQRDQVALALPGEEHTAFSGRLIRLLREGVAGDPELLSVESLYLRLRSLMKAAGLPLPEKHATRTAEHIVLGRNRAFTVTPPDRPPDPEVTESREADADERASLAWDAFRPDRGNAEGACTTFAAYKRLYVLLACLVGALSFVAAAFTATSNGAVVLRVALGIVTIFLAVAAFGFVGRARSPVRLEIGAQGIQLFARSGTTWLPWNAVDSVAVRRVGGARHVVASLREAEMFPDLDTFGGGPRFMRGGDALDICSIDVLRASRHEVVRALLTYGGDRFKASAAGPPRPPIDMSADRWDDVLTVAARVENDRRQRPVDRRFTLHHQAAMARDTLARALHEAADGGPVAPHVTPWVWTTASGGRPLTRHGHETGVELRLSYYSRPPAAAGPLAGPTPPPALPVNPKRPGRLVWRVVLAVGCAFSGLMTIGAVGATVTRGFPSVWGAIVGNVLFESMLVGSVLLFGRELGLFKRK